One segment of Pirellulales bacterium DNA contains the following:
- a CDS encoding MinD/ParA family protein gives MAIISWSCSAAPNNCASNVNNSPRVTALPKIISTHSFRGGTGKSNTTANLAVLTARAGHRVGVIDTDIQSPGIHVLFQLEESAIQKSLNDYLWGRCRIEEAAYDVTPRCIGNVPQEAEHPRVFLIPSSLRTGEIARILREGYDVALLNDGLQDAVRRLNLDYLFIDTHPGVNEETLLSIAVSDMLILIVRPDKQDFQGTAVAVELARKLAVPKMLLLVNKVAPGTNVPELREKIQAMYQAEVAGVLPLNTEMVRLASSEIFTNRFPDHPFSQELQGVVKRILE, from the coding sequence ATGGCGATTATTTCCTGGAGCTGCAGCGCCGCGCCCAACAACTGCGCCAGCAACGTCAATAATTCCCCGCGAGTTACCGCTTTGCCAAAAATCATCTCCACGCATTCGTTCCGCGGCGGCACGGGAAAATCCAACACCACGGCCAATCTGGCTGTGTTGACCGCCCGCGCCGGCCATCGCGTGGGCGTCATCGACACCGACATTCAATCCCCCGGCATTCACGTCCTGTTCCAGCTCGAAGAATCCGCCATTCAAAAATCGTTGAACGATTATCTCTGGGGCCGCTGTCGCATTGAAGAAGCCGCTTACGACGTCACCCCGCGCTGCATTGGCAATGTGCCCCAAGAAGCCGAGCATCCCCGGGTCTTCTTAATTCCCTCCAGCCTTCGCACCGGCGAAATTGCACGTATTCTGCGGGAAGGGTACGACGTGGCATTGCTGAACGATGGGCTGCAAGACGCCGTTCGCCGACTGAATTTGGATTACCTGTTCATCGACACCCATCCGGGCGTTAACGAGGAAACGCTCCTTTCCATCGCCGTTTCGGACATGTTGATTTTGATCGTCCGGCCTGATAAGCAAGATTTCCAGGGTACGGCCGTCGCTGTCGAACTGGCCCGAAAACTGGCCGTCCCCAAAATGCTGTTGCTGGTCAACAAGGTGGCTCCCGGAACCAACGTGCCGGAACTGCGCGAAAAAATTCAAGCGATGTATCAGGCCGAAGTGGCTGGCGTACTGCCGCTGAACACCGAAATGGTGCGCTTGGCCAGTAGTGAAATTTTTACCAACCGCTTTCCCGACCATCCTTTCAGCCAGGAGTTGCAAGGCGTCGTGAAACGAATTTTGGAGTAA